Part of the Halalkalibacter krulwichiae genome is shown below.
AACGATTGGTTCCACTCCTCTGTAAAATCCACACCTAGCTGCTTAGCTAACCGAGAGTTCGTTTCAAAATGTAACGGAACGGTATTAGAAATAACACCATCCATATCAAAAATAACGACTTTTATTTGTTTCATGCTTGTTCCTCCTATTTTTATTTAGCTACCCGAAAATTTCCGATAGGCAACGATTGTTCCTTTGTGTAAAATAGATCTAACTCATCTAGAGAAGGAGAAAAGTATATGCAACAATCAGATCAACGATTAGGGGTTCTTACTGCAATCGCCGCCTATCTGCTTTGGGGAGTCCTCCCCTATATTGGAAACTCCTCGACTCCGTTTCCCCTGGAGAAGTGTTAGCACACCGTGTCATTTGGTCATTGCTTTTTATGGTCGGTATCTTAGCAGTGAGTAAGCAGCTCGCTCCAGCATGGAAGGAATTTATTAGTATTTTTACACAATTTCGGTCAGCGATTGGCATTCTGTTAGCCTCTAGCTTCATATCAATAAACTGGTTTATTTTCATTTGGGCTGTTAACAGTGATCATGTCATTGAAGCAAGCCTTGGCTATTATATTAATCCATTGCTTAATGTTTTATTAGGTGTACTCTTTTTAAAAGAATCTCTCACACGCTGGCAAATCGTTTCTTTTAGCCTGGCTTTTGTAGGCGTCGGCATTCTAACGATGAATTACGGCGCCGTGCCGTGGGCTGCTTTGTCTCTTGGGCTTTCATTTGCTTTATATGGGCTGTTTAAAAAACTCGTCAATGCTGGCGCTCTCGTTGGCTTAACAATTGAAACGTTATTGGTAACACCGATTGCACTCCTGTATTTGTATTGGATTCACCATCAACCAGGCTTTTCAAGCGC
Proteins encoded:
- the rarD gene encoding EamA family transporter RarD, which codes for MLAHRVIWSLLFMVGILAVSKQLAPAWKEFISIFTQFRSAIGILLASSFISINWFIFIWAVNSDHVIEASLGYYINPLLNVLLGVLFLKESLTRWQIVSFSLAFVGVGILTMNYGAVPWAALSLGLSFALYGLFKKLVNAGALVGLTIETLLVTPIALLYLYWIHHQPGFSSAFSFTQLDTTVLLVVSGVATAVPLLLFAIGARRISLSLIGFLQYIAPTIMLLLGIFLFNEPFSRVQFLSFLLIWIGLILFTTSKTPAFQRIVSMRSRSKDGQNEKAC